One genomic window of Scatophagus argus isolate fScaArg1 chromosome 16, fScaArg1.pri, whole genome shotgun sequence includes the following:
- the fus gene encoding RNA-binding protein FUS isoform X1 — MSSNDYSQTSAQGYGSYGGGGGGGGGGGANQGYGQSSGQSYSQQGYGGYNQSSDSSSSSYNQGGYGSYGQPQSGGYGSPSSNQGGGGGYNHSTPPYSSGGYNNSNQPSNMSYNQQSSFSGYSQQQPPPSSSSGSYEGSSQAPGYNQPPSSGQSGGGYGGSGGQSGGYGGGGGSHQQPSQHGGGHYNQPQSYNSPPPQSYSQQSQYGQGGGYGDESPPMSGGGGGGYGGPDGGYGQDGRGGRGRGGGFGGRGGGGYDRGFDRGGRGGPRGRGGMGMGDRGGFNKFGGPRDLGHGGPGFMQDQDNSDNNTIFVQGLGDDYTVESVADFFKQIGIIKVNKKTGLPMINLYTDRETGKLKGEATVSFDDPPSAKAAIDWFDGKDFNGNPIKVSFATRRADFGGRGGLRGGRGRGGPMARGGFGGGRGGGFPGGNGGGGGGGGGGQQRAGDWKCSNPNCGNLNFSWRNECNQCKAPKPEDGGGMPPLDRGGYGGERRGGFERGGFRGRGGDRGGFRGGRGGDRGGYGPGKMDARGDRRQERRGRPY; from the exons G ATTACTCCCAAACATCTGCTCAGGG CTATGGGTCCTacggtggaggtggaggtggaggtggcgGAGGCGGAGCTAACCAGGGCTATGGTCAGTCCTCTGGCCAGAGTTACAGCCAGCAGGGCTACGGAGGCTACAACCAgagctctgacagcagctccagctcctACAACCAGGGAGGATACGGCAGCTACGGGCAGCCCCAGTCAG gAGGATACGGTTCTCCATCTTCTAACCAGGGTGGTGGAGGTGGTTATAATCATTCCACTCCACCTTATAGCTCTGGAGGttacaacaacagcaaccaGCCGTCCAACATGAGCTACAACCAGCAGTCATCCTTCTCTGGgtacagccagcagcagcctcctccttCGTCCTCTTCAGG CAGCTATGAAGGTAGCTCGCAGGCTCCAGGCTACAACCAGCCACCAAGCAGTGGACAGAGCGGAGGTGGTTACGGGGGCAGCGGAGGTCAGAGTGGTGGATATGGCGGCGGTGGCGGGAGCCACCAACAACCATCCCAGCACGGAGGAGGTCACTACAACCAGCCTCAAAGCTACAACTCCCCTCCTCCACAGAGCTACAGTCAGCAGAGTCAGTACGGTCAGGGTGGAG GATACGGAGACGAAAGTCCGCCGATgagcggaggaggaggcggaggctATGGAGGTCCTGACGGAGGTTACGGTCAGGACGGCCGTGGTGGCAGGGGCCGTGGGGGCGGATTTGGAGGTCGCGGCGGTGGCGGGTATGATCGTGGTTTTGACCGAGGTGGCCGAGGTGGACCAAGGGGAAGAGGAGGCATGGG aATGGGCGATCGTGGAGGATTCAATAAGTTTGGTG GACCGAGAGACCTGGGACATGGAGGACCTGGCTTCA TGCAGGACCAGGATAACTCCGACAATAACACCATCTTCGTGCAAGGCCTGGGAGACGACTACACTGTTGAATCAGTGGCAGACTTTTTCAAGCAGATTGGGATCATTAAG GTCAACAAGAAGACAGGCCTGCCCATGATCAACCTGTACACAGACCGAGAGACGGGGAAGCTGAAGGGGGAGGCCACCGTTTCCTTTGACGACCCCCCGTCAGCTAAGGCTGCCATCGACTGGTTTGACG GGAAGGACTTTAACGGAAATCCCATCAAGGTGTCTTTTGCCACCCGCAGAGCGGACTTTGGAGGCCGAGGCGGCCTGAGGGGGGGTCGAGGACGAGGAG GGCCGATGGCTCGTGGTGGATTTGGAGGAGGTCGAGGTGGAGGTTTCCCAGGAGGCAACGGGggcggtggaggaggaggaggaggaggccagcAGAGAGCCGGCGACTGGAAGTGTTCAAACCC CAACTGTGGCAACCTGAACTTCTCGTGGCGTAATGAGTGCAACCAGTGCAAAGCGCCTAAACCTGAGGATGGTGGCGGGATGCCCCCGTTGGACAGAG GAGGTTATGGAGGAGAGCGCAGAGGGGGGTTCGAGCGAGGCGGCTTCAGGGGCCGAGGTGGGGACCGCGGGGGCTTCAGAGGCGGCCGAGGAGGCGACCGTGGAGGTTACGGCCCTGGAAAGATGGACGCAAG GGGTGACCGCAGACAGGAGCGGCGAGGACGTCCCTACTAA
- the fus gene encoding RNA-binding protein FUS isoform X3, protein MSSNDYSQTSAQGYGSYGGGGGGGGGGGANQGYGQSSGQSYSQQGYGGYNQSSDSSSSSYNQGGYGSYGQPQSGGYGSPSSNQGGGGGYNHSTPPYSSGGYNNSNQPSNMSYNQQSSFSGYSQQQPPPSSSSGSYEGSSQAPGYNQPPSSGQSGGGYGGSGGQSGGYGGGGGSHQQPSQHGGGHYNQPQSYNSPPPQSYSQQRYGDESPPMSGGGGGGYGGPDGGYGQDGRGGRGRGGGFGGRGGGGYDRGFDRGGRGGPRGRGGMGMGDRGGFNKFGGPRDLGHGGPGFMQDQDNSDNNTIFVQGLGDDYTVESVADFFKQIGIIKVNKKTGLPMINLYTDRETGKLKGEATVSFDDPPSAKAAIDWFDGKDFNGNPIKVSFATRRADFGGRGGLRGGRGRGGPMARGGFGGGRGGGFPGGNGGGGGGGGGGQQRAGDWKCSNPNCGNLNFSWRNECNQCKAPKPEDGGGMPPLDRGGYGGERRGGFERGGFRGRGGDRGGFRGGRGGDRGGYGPGKMDARGDRRQERRGRPY, encoded by the exons G ATTACTCCCAAACATCTGCTCAGGG CTATGGGTCCTacggtggaggtggaggtggaggtggcgGAGGCGGAGCTAACCAGGGCTATGGTCAGTCCTCTGGCCAGAGTTACAGCCAGCAGGGCTACGGAGGCTACAACCAgagctctgacagcagctccagctcctACAACCAGGGAGGATACGGCAGCTACGGGCAGCCCCAGTCAG gAGGATACGGTTCTCCATCTTCTAACCAGGGTGGTGGAGGTGGTTATAATCATTCCACTCCACCTTATAGCTCTGGAGGttacaacaacagcaaccaGCCGTCCAACATGAGCTACAACCAGCAGTCATCCTTCTCTGGgtacagccagcagcagcctcctccttCGTCCTCTTCAGG CAGCTATGAAGGTAGCTCGCAGGCTCCAGGCTACAACCAGCCACCAAGCAGTGGACAGAGCGGAGGTGGTTACGGGGGCAGCGGAGGTCAGAGTGGTGGATATGGCGGCGGTGGCGGGAGCCACCAACAACCATCCCAGCACGGAGGAGGTCACTACAACCAGCCTCAAAGCTACAACTCCCCTCCTCCACAGAGCTACAGTCAGCAGA GATACGGAGACGAAAGTCCGCCGATgagcggaggaggaggcggaggctATGGAGGTCCTGACGGAGGTTACGGTCAGGACGGCCGTGGTGGCAGGGGCCGTGGGGGCGGATTTGGAGGTCGCGGCGGTGGCGGGTATGATCGTGGTTTTGACCGAGGTGGCCGAGGTGGACCAAGGGGAAGAGGAGGCATGGG aATGGGCGATCGTGGAGGATTCAATAAGTTTGGTG GACCGAGAGACCTGGGACATGGAGGACCTGGCTTCA TGCAGGACCAGGATAACTCCGACAATAACACCATCTTCGTGCAAGGCCTGGGAGACGACTACACTGTTGAATCAGTGGCAGACTTTTTCAAGCAGATTGGGATCATTAAG GTCAACAAGAAGACAGGCCTGCCCATGATCAACCTGTACACAGACCGAGAGACGGGGAAGCTGAAGGGGGAGGCCACCGTTTCCTTTGACGACCCCCCGTCAGCTAAGGCTGCCATCGACTGGTTTGACG GGAAGGACTTTAACGGAAATCCCATCAAGGTGTCTTTTGCCACCCGCAGAGCGGACTTTGGAGGCCGAGGCGGCCTGAGGGGGGGTCGAGGACGAGGAG GGCCGATGGCTCGTGGTGGATTTGGAGGAGGTCGAGGTGGAGGTTTCCCAGGAGGCAACGGGggcggtggaggaggaggaggaggaggccagcAGAGAGCCGGCGACTGGAAGTGTTCAAACCC CAACTGTGGCAACCTGAACTTCTCGTGGCGTAATGAGTGCAACCAGTGCAAAGCGCCTAAACCTGAGGATGGTGGCGGGATGCCCCCGTTGGACAGAG GAGGTTATGGAGGAGAGCGCAGAGGGGGGTTCGAGCGAGGCGGCTTCAGGGGCCGAGGTGGGGACCGCGGGGGCTTCAGAGGCGGCCGAGGAGGCGACCGTGGAGGTTACGGCCCTGGAAAGATGGACGCAAG GGGTGACCGCAGACAGGAGCGGCGAGGACGTCCCTACTAA
- the fus gene encoding RNA-binding protein FUS isoform X5: protein MSSNDYSQTSAQGYGSYGGGGGGGGGGGANQGYGQSSGQSYSQQGYGGYNQSSDSSSSSYNQGGYGSYGQPQSGGYGSPSSNQGGGGGYNHSTPPYSSGGYNNSNQPSNMSYNQQSSFSGYEGSSQAPGYNQPPSSGQSGGGYGGSGGQSGGYGGGGGSHQQPSQHGGGHYNQPQSYNSPPPQSYSQQSQYGQGGGYGDESPPMSGGGGGGYGGPDGGYGQDGRGGRGRGGGFGGRGGGGYDRGFDRGGRGGPRGRGGMGMGDRGGFNKFGGPRDLGHGGPGFMQDQDNSDNNTIFVQGLGDDYTVESVADFFKQIGIIKVNKKTGLPMINLYTDRETGKLKGEATVSFDDPPSAKAAIDWFDGKDFNGNPIKVSFATRRADFGGRGGLRGGRGRGGPMARGGFGGGRGGGFPGGNGGGGGGGGGGQQRAGDWKCSNPNCGNLNFSWRNECNQCKAPKPEDGGGMPPLDRGGYGGERRGGFERGGFRGRGGDRGGFRGGRGGDRGGYGPGKMDARGDRRQERRGRPY from the exons G ATTACTCCCAAACATCTGCTCAGGG CTATGGGTCCTacggtggaggtggaggtggaggtggcgGAGGCGGAGCTAACCAGGGCTATGGTCAGTCCTCTGGCCAGAGTTACAGCCAGCAGGGCTACGGAGGCTACAACCAgagctctgacagcagctccagctcctACAACCAGGGAGGATACGGCAGCTACGGGCAGCCCCAGTCAG gAGGATACGGTTCTCCATCTTCTAACCAGGGTGGTGGAGGTGGTTATAATCATTCCACTCCACCTTATAGCTCTGGAGGttacaacaacagcaaccaGCCGTCCAACATGAGCTACAACCAGCAGTCATCCTTCTCTGG CTATGAAGGTAGCTCGCAGGCTCCAGGCTACAACCAGCCACCAAGCAGTGGACAGAGCGGAGGTGGTTACGGGGGCAGCGGAGGTCAGAGTGGTGGATATGGCGGCGGTGGCGGGAGCCACCAACAACCATCCCAGCACGGAGGAGGTCACTACAACCAGCCTCAAAGCTACAACTCCCCTCCTCCACAGAGCTACAGTCAGCAGAGTCAGTACGGTCAGGGTGGAG GATACGGAGACGAAAGTCCGCCGATgagcggaggaggaggcggaggctATGGAGGTCCTGACGGAGGTTACGGTCAGGACGGCCGTGGTGGCAGGGGCCGTGGGGGCGGATTTGGAGGTCGCGGCGGTGGCGGGTATGATCGTGGTTTTGACCGAGGTGGCCGAGGTGGACCAAGGGGAAGAGGAGGCATGGG aATGGGCGATCGTGGAGGATTCAATAAGTTTGGTG GACCGAGAGACCTGGGACATGGAGGACCTGGCTTCA TGCAGGACCAGGATAACTCCGACAATAACACCATCTTCGTGCAAGGCCTGGGAGACGACTACACTGTTGAATCAGTGGCAGACTTTTTCAAGCAGATTGGGATCATTAAG GTCAACAAGAAGACAGGCCTGCCCATGATCAACCTGTACACAGACCGAGAGACGGGGAAGCTGAAGGGGGAGGCCACCGTTTCCTTTGACGACCCCCCGTCAGCTAAGGCTGCCATCGACTGGTTTGACG GGAAGGACTTTAACGGAAATCCCATCAAGGTGTCTTTTGCCACCCGCAGAGCGGACTTTGGAGGCCGAGGCGGCCTGAGGGGGGGTCGAGGACGAGGAG GGCCGATGGCTCGTGGTGGATTTGGAGGAGGTCGAGGTGGAGGTTTCCCAGGAGGCAACGGGggcggtggaggaggaggaggaggaggccagcAGAGAGCCGGCGACTGGAAGTGTTCAAACCC CAACTGTGGCAACCTGAACTTCTCGTGGCGTAATGAGTGCAACCAGTGCAAAGCGCCTAAACCTGAGGATGGTGGCGGGATGCCCCCGTTGGACAGAG GAGGTTATGGAGGAGAGCGCAGAGGGGGGTTCGAGCGAGGCGGCTTCAGGGGCCGAGGTGGGGACCGCGGGGGCTTCAGAGGCGGCCGAGGAGGCGACCGTGGAGGTTACGGCCCTGGAAAGATGGACGCAAG GGGTGACCGCAGACAGGAGCGGCGAGGACGTCCCTACTAA
- the fus gene encoding RNA-binding protein FUS isoform X2, with translation MSSNDYSQTSAQGYGSYGGGGGGGGGGGANQGYGQSSGQSYSQQGYGGYNQSSDSSSSSYNQGGYGSYGQPQSGGYGSPSSNQGGGGGYNHSTPPYSSGGYNNSNQPSNMSYNQQSSFSGYSQQQPPPSSSSGYEGSSQAPGYNQPPSSGQSGGGYGGSGGQSGGYGGGGGSHQQPSQHGGGHYNQPQSYNSPPPQSYSQQSQYGQGGGYGDESPPMSGGGGGGYGGPDGGYGQDGRGGRGRGGGFGGRGGGGYDRGFDRGGRGGPRGRGGMGMGDRGGFNKFGGPRDLGHGGPGFMQDQDNSDNNTIFVQGLGDDYTVESVADFFKQIGIIKVNKKTGLPMINLYTDRETGKLKGEATVSFDDPPSAKAAIDWFDGKDFNGNPIKVSFATRRADFGGRGGLRGGRGRGGPMARGGFGGGRGGGFPGGNGGGGGGGGGGQQRAGDWKCSNPNCGNLNFSWRNECNQCKAPKPEDGGGMPPLDRGGYGGERRGGFERGGFRGRGGDRGGFRGGRGGDRGGYGPGKMDARGDRRQERRGRPY, from the exons G ATTACTCCCAAACATCTGCTCAGGG CTATGGGTCCTacggtggaggtggaggtggaggtggcgGAGGCGGAGCTAACCAGGGCTATGGTCAGTCCTCTGGCCAGAGTTACAGCCAGCAGGGCTACGGAGGCTACAACCAgagctctgacagcagctccagctcctACAACCAGGGAGGATACGGCAGCTACGGGCAGCCCCAGTCAG gAGGATACGGTTCTCCATCTTCTAACCAGGGTGGTGGAGGTGGTTATAATCATTCCACTCCACCTTATAGCTCTGGAGGttacaacaacagcaaccaGCCGTCCAACATGAGCTACAACCAGCAGTCATCCTTCTCTGGgtacagccagcagcagcctcctccttCGTCCTCTTCAGG CTATGAAGGTAGCTCGCAGGCTCCAGGCTACAACCAGCCACCAAGCAGTGGACAGAGCGGAGGTGGTTACGGGGGCAGCGGAGGTCAGAGTGGTGGATATGGCGGCGGTGGCGGGAGCCACCAACAACCATCCCAGCACGGAGGAGGTCACTACAACCAGCCTCAAAGCTACAACTCCCCTCCTCCACAGAGCTACAGTCAGCAGAGTCAGTACGGTCAGGGTGGAG GATACGGAGACGAAAGTCCGCCGATgagcggaggaggaggcggaggctATGGAGGTCCTGACGGAGGTTACGGTCAGGACGGCCGTGGTGGCAGGGGCCGTGGGGGCGGATTTGGAGGTCGCGGCGGTGGCGGGTATGATCGTGGTTTTGACCGAGGTGGCCGAGGTGGACCAAGGGGAAGAGGAGGCATGGG aATGGGCGATCGTGGAGGATTCAATAAGTTTGGTG GACCGAGAGACCTGGGACATGGAGGACCTGGCTTCA TGCAGGACCAGGATAACTCCGACAATAACACCATCTTCGTGCAAGGCCTGGGAGACGACTACACTGTTGAATCAGTGGCAGACTTTTTCAAGCAGATTGGGATCATTAAG GTCAACAAGAAGACAGGCCTGCCCATGATCAACCTGTACACAGACCGAGAGACGGGGAAGCTGAAGGGGGAGGCCACCGTTTCCTTTGACGACCCCCCGTCAGCTAAGGCTGCCATCGACTGGTTTGACG GGAAGGACTTTAACGGAAATCCCATCAAGGTGTCTTTTGCCACCCGCAGAGCGGACTTTGGAGGCCGAGGCGGCCTGAGGGGGGGTCGAGGACGAGGAG GGCCGATGGCTCGTGGTGGATTTGGAGGAGGTCGAGGTGGAGGTTTCCCAGGAGGCAACGGGggcggtggaggaggaggaggaggaggccagcAGAGAGCCGGCGACTGGAAGTGTTCAAACCC CAACTGTGGCAACCTGAACTTCTCGTGGCGTAATGAGTGCAACCAGTGCAAAGCGCCTAAACCTGAGGATGGTGGCGGGATGCCCCCGTTGGACAGAG GAGGTTATGGAGGAGAGCGCAGAGGGGGGTTCGAGCGAGGCGGCTTCAGGGGCCGAGGTGGGGACCGCGGGGGCTTCAGAGGCGGCCGAGGAGGCGACCGTGGAGGTTACGGCCCTGGAAAGATGGACGCAAG GGGTGACCGCAGACAGGAGCGGCGAGGACGTCCCTACTAA
- the fus gene encoding RNA-binding protein FUS isoform X4, with amino-acid sequence MSSNDYSQTSAQGYGSYGGGGGGGGGGGANQGYGQSSGQSYSQQGYGGYNQSSDSSSSSYNQGGYGSYGQPQSGGYGSPSSNQGGGGGYNHSTPPYSSGGYNNSNQPSNMSYNQQSSFSGSYEGSSQAPGYNQPPSSGQSGGGYGGSGGQSGGYGGGGGSHQQPSQHGGGHYNQPQSYNSPPPQSYSQQSQYGQGGGYGDESPPMSGGGGGGYGGPDGGYGQDGRGGRGRGGGFGGRGGGGYDRGFDRGGRGGPRGRGGMGMGDRGGFNKFGGPRDLGHGGPGFMQDQDNSDNNTIFVQGLGDDYTVESVADFFKQIGIIKVNKKTGLPMINLYTDRETGKLKGEATVSFDDPPSAKAAIDWFDGKDFNGNPIKVSFATRRADFGGRGGLRGGRGRGGPMARGGFGGGRGGGFPGGNGGGGGGGGGGQQRAGDWKCSNPNCGNLNFSWRNECNQCKAPKPEDGGGMPPLDRGGYGGERRGGFERGGFRGRGGDRGGFRGGRGGDRGGYGPGKMDARGDRRQERRGRPY; translated from the exons G ATTACTCCCAAACATCTGCTCAGGG CTATGGGTCCTacggtggaggtggaggtggaggtggcgGAGGCGGAGCTAACCAGGGCTATGGTCAGTCCTCTGGCCAGAGTTACAGCCAGCAGGGCTACGGAGGCTACAACCAgagctctgacagcagctccagctcctACAACCAGGGAGGATACGGCAGCTACGGGCAGCCCCAGTCAG gAGGATACGGTTCTCCATCTTCTAACCAGGGTGGTGGAGGTGGTTATAATCATTCCACTCCACCTTATAGCTCTGGAGGttacaacaacagcaaccaGCCGTCCAACATGAGCTACAACCAGCAGTCATCCTTCTCTGG CAGCTATGAAGGTAGCTCGCAGGCTCCAGGCTACAACCAGCCACCAAGCAGTGGACAGAGCGGAGGTGGTTACGGGGGCAGCGGAGGTCAGAGTGGTGGATATGGCGGCGGTGGCGGGAGCCACCAACAACCATCCCAGCACGGAGGAGGTCACTACAACCAGCCTCAAAGCTACAACTCCCCTCCTCCACAGAGCTACAGTCAGCAGAGTCAGTACGGTCAGGGTGGAG GATACGGAGACGAAAGTCCGCCGATgagcggaggaggaggcggaggctATGGAGGTCCTGACGGAGGTTACGGTCAGGACGGCCGTGGTGGCAGGGGCCGTGGGGGCGGATTTGGAGGTCGCGGCGGTGGCGGGTATGATCGTGGTTTTGACCGAGGTGGCCGAGGTGGACCAAGGGGAAGAGGAGGCATGGG aATGGGCGATCGTGGAGGATTCAATAAGTTTGGTG GACCGAGAGACCTGGGACATGGAGGACCTGGCTTCA TGCAGGACCAGGATAACTCCGACAATAACACCATCTTCGTGCAAGGCCTGGGAGACGACTACACTGTTGAATCAGTGGCAGACTTTTTCAAGCAGATTGGGATCATTAAG GTCAACAAGAAGACAGGCCTGCCCATGATCAACCTGTACACAGACCGAGAGACGGGGAAGCTGAAGGGGGAGGCCACCGTTTCCTTTGACGACCCCCCGTCAGCTAAGGCTGCCATCGACTGGTTTGACG GGAAGGACTTTAACGGAAATCCCATCAAGGTGTCTTTTGCCACCCGCAGAGCGGACTTTGGAGGCCGAGGCGGCCTGAGGGGGGGTCGAGGACGAGGAG GGCCGATGGCTCGTGGTGGATTTGGAGGAGGTCGAGGTGGAGGTTTCCCAGGAGGCAACGGGggcggtggaggaggaggaggaggaggccagcAGAGAGCCGGCGACTGGAAGTGTTCAAACCC CAACTGTGGCAACCTGAACTTCTCGTGGCGTAATGAGTGCAACCAGTGCAAAGCGCCTAAACCTGAGGATGGTGGCGGGATGCCCCCGTTGGACAGAG GAGGTTATGGAGGAGAGCGCAGAGGGGGGTTCGAGCGAGGCGGCTTCAGGGGCCGAGGTGGGGACCGCGGGGGCTTCAGAGGCGGCCGAGGAGGCGACCGTGGAGGTTACGGCCCTGGAAAGATGGACGCAAG GGGTGACCGCAGACAGGAGCGGCGAGGACGTCCCTACTAA